The genomic stretch AAGACGTTTTGGCGGTCTGGTGAGACAGAAACGAGAAGATCGACGAGAAATAGCATTATTTTCTACCGCATTCTTTCACAATATTTTTATCACAAGAATACGCCCGGATTAATTCTGTCCCAATGTCTGATTAAACGCAAACATTTATCAAAAAACAAAAATCTGCACACATCAGGAGTATTTTTCTCATCAGTTTTTATGAATGTTCTTATTTGACCAGATATCGTTTGCTCCCACTACATTTTTGATATCAAGATCAGAAAAAAGCCAAGTATCAATCTCTAAATACATTGAGAAATAGATAGATTTTTTATACCAATACAATATCTGCTTATATAAGGCGAGAGTGAGTAAAATATCCGAAAACGATCAAAATCAGGAAGAAAGAATCACATCGGTAAAATCACATGAGGATATTTTAAAACTTTTCAAAGAGATCGAAGAAATCGAAACACGGATGAAAACACCACTAGTTATCGAGGATATTGAAGAAGCACAGCCTGATGTCACTATTTCTCCAAATCTTGAACTCATTGAAATCCAACCAGAGGAAACCGAACCAAATACGCAGCAGATACCAGTTGGTTCGAAAATTTCAAAGAGAAAAAGCGTACCAAAATTTTTTTTCAAAAAGAAAAAACAACCAGAGGATACAGAAGATATCAAAAAAACCAAATTTTTGAAATTTTGGAAAAAAGATACAGAAAAAGAACTTCATCCTACGTTTACATTAAAAATAGATTCAGAAGGAAACTTGATTGGTCTTAATATTAAAAAACCAAAACCACCTCGTGAAAAGAAACAACGATTCCGGTTCCTTCATCGGAAACATGAAAAACCTGATACACAAACTCCTTCGACTGAAACAGAAAAACCTTCTTCTGAGCATGGTTTGAAAGGAAAAATGAAAAGAATTATCCAACGAGTTATACCAAAAAGAAAAACGAAAAAAGAAGGAACCTCAAAACTTGCAGTCTTCGGTAAAGTGAAAAAAATTATCAAAAGAAAGTAGCAAGAGATATTTATTAGATGATAACAATATTTAAATAGAAGGGGCGACTAATATAATACTATCCGGTCTTGGGGGTTTATAGCTATGAGCA from Candidatus Thermoplasmatota archaeon encodes the following:
- a CDS encoding ISNCY family transposase, whose translation is RRFGGLVRQKREDRREIALFSTAFFHNIFITRIRPD